A single genomic interval of Stenotrophomonas sp. ZAC14D1_NAIMI4_1 harbors:
- the rpoC gene encoding DNA-directed RNA polymerase subunit beta', with translation MKDLLNLFNQQRQTLDFDAIKIALASPDLIRSWSFGEVKKPETINYRTFKPERDGLFCAAIFGPVKDYECLCGKYKRMKHRGVVCEKCGTEVTLAKVRRERMGHIDLASPVAHIWFLKSLPSRIGLMLDMTLRDIERVLYFEAYVVTEPGLTALERRQLLTEEQYLTARQEHGDDFDAAMGAEAVYELLRTIDLQSEMTRLREEIAATGSETKLKRLTKRIKLIEAFLESGNRPEWMVMTVLPVLPPDLRPLVPLDGGRFATSDLNDLYRRVINRNNRLRRLLELSAPDIIVRNEKRMLQESVDALLDNGRRGRAITGTNKRPLKSLADMIKGKQGRFRQNLLGKRVDYSGRSVIVVGPYLRLHQCGLPKKMALELFKPFVFAKLQRRGLATTIKAAKKLVEREEAEVWDILEEVIREHPVMLNRAPTLHRLGIQAFEPVLIEGKAIQLHPLVCTAFNADFDGDQMAVHVPLSLEAQLEARALMMSTNNILSPANGEPIIVPSQDVVLGLYYMTRSLENKKGEGMAFANIAEVKRAYDNRVVELHARVKVRITEVVTDEEGNKQNKTSIVDTTIGRALLAEILPEGLPFALANTELTKKNISRLINSSYRQLGLKDTVVFADKLMYTGFAYATRAGVSIGIDDMLIPDEKKGILTEAEAEVLEIQEQYQSGLVTAGERYNKVVDIWSRTNERIAKAMMDTIGTEKVVNAKGETIDQKSMNSLYIMADSGARGSQAQIRQLAGMRGLMARPDGSIIETPIKANFREGLNVQEYFNSTHGARKGLADTALKTANSGYLTRRLVDVAQDVVITEVDCGTTEGLIMTPIVEGGDVVEPLKDRVLGRVVAEDVFLPGNDEDPIVTRNTLLDEAWVAKLEDAGVQSIKVRSTISCESAFGVCGRCYGRDLARGHLVNIGEAVGVIAAQSIGEPGTQLTMRTFHIGGAASRAAAVDNITVKTTGSVKFSNLKSVEHANGSLVAVSRSGEISVLDAHGRERERYKLPYGATITSKDGDAIKAGQTVANWDPHNHPIVSEVAGFIRFIDFVDGITVIEKTDELTGLASREITDPKRRGAQAKDLRPIVRIVDAKGNDLSIPGTDLPAQYLLPPRSIVNLQDGAAVGVGDVVAKIPQEASKTRDITGGLPRVADLFEARKPKDPAVLAERSGIISFGKDTKGKQRLIIKDTDGSEHEELIPKYRQVIVFEGEHVTKGETIVDGEPSPQDILRLLGVEPLAAYLVKEIQDVYRLQGVKINDKHIEVITRQMLRKVEITDQGSSKFLNGEQVERQRVIEENARLSTRNELPAHFDPVLLGITKASLATESFISAASFQETTRVLTEAAVRGTKDNLRGLKENVIVGRLIPAGTGLSYHSSRRRGASGLTDSEMQALTGTPAAVEAPAVEAEAEQASGEE, from the coding sequence ATGAAAGACCTGCTCAACCTCTTCAACCAGCAGCGCCAGACGCTGGACTTCGACGCGATCAAGATCGCGCTGGCCTCGCCGGACCTGATCCGTTCGTGGTCCTTCGGCGAAGTGAAGAAGCCGGAAACCATCAACTACCGTACCTTCAAGCCGGAGCGTGACGGCCTGTTCTGCGCCGCCATCTTCGGGCCGGTCAAGGACTACGAGTGCCTGTGCGGCAAGTACAAGCGCATGAAGCACCGCGGCGTGGTCTGCGAGAAGTGCGGCACCGAAGTGACCCTGGCCAAGGTGCGCCGCGAGCGCATGGGCCACATCGACCTGGCTTCGCCGGTCGCGCACATCTGGTTCCTCAAGTCGCTGCCGTCGCGCATCGGCCTGATGCTGGACATGACCCTGCGTGACATCGAGCGCGTGCTGTACTTCGAAGCCTACGTGGTGACCGAGCCGGGCCTGACCGCCCTGGAGCGCCGCCAGCTGCTGACCGAAGAACAGTACCTGACCGCCCGCCAGGAACACGGTGACGACTTCGATGCCGCCATGGGCGCCGAGGCCGTGTACGAACTGCTGCGCACCATCGACCTGCAGTCGGAAATGACCCGCCTGCGCGAGGAAATCGCCGCAACCGGTTCGGAAACCAAGCTCAAGCGCCTCACCAAGCGCATCAAGCTGATCGAAGCCTTCCTGGAGTCGGGCAACCGTCCGGAATGGATGGTCATGACCGTGCTGCCGGTGCTGCCGCCGGACCTGCGTCCGCTGGTCCCGCTGGATGGCGGCCGCTTCGCGACCTCCGACCTGAACGATCTGTACCGCCGCGTCATCAACCGCAACAACCGCCTGCGCCGCCTGCTCGAACTGAGCGCGCCGGACATCATCGTGCGCAATGAAAAGCGCATGCTGCAGGAATCGGTCGATGCGCTGCTGGACAACGGCCGTCGCGGCCGTGCCATCACCGGCACCAACAAGCGTCCGCTCAAGTCGCTGGCCGACATGATCAAGGGCAAGCAGGGTCGCTTCCGCCAGAACCTGCTGGGCAAGCGCGTCGACTACTCGGGCCGTTCGGTCATCGTGGTCGGTCCGTACCTGCGCCTGCACCAGTGCGGCCTGCCGAAGAAGATGGCGCTCGAGCTGTTCAAGCCGTTCGTCTTCGCCAAGCTGCAGCGTCGTGGCCTGGCCACCACCATCAAGGCCGCCAAGAAGCTGGTCGAGCGCGAAGAAGCCGAAGTCTGGGACATCCTGGAAGAGGTCATCCGCGAACACCCGGTCATGCTGAACCGTGCGCCGACCCTGCACCGCCTGGGCATCCAGGCGTTCGAGCCGGTGCTGATCGAAGGCAAGGCCATCCAGCTGCACCCGCTGGTCTGCACCGCGTTCAACGCCGACTTCGACGGTGACCAGATGGCCGTCCACGTGCCGCTCTCGCTGGAAGCCCAGCTGGAAGCGCGTGCGCTGATGATGTCGACCAACAACATCCTGTCGCCGGCCAACGGCGAGCCGATCATCGTGCCGTCGCAGGACGTCGTGCTGGGTCTGTACTACATGACCCGCTCGCTGGAAAACAAGAAGGGCGAGGGCATGGCCTTCGCCAACATCGCCGAAGTGAAGCGCGCCTACGACAACCGCGTGGTGGAACTGCACGCACGCGTCAAGGTCCGCATCACCGAAGTGGTGACCGACGAAGAAGGCAACAAGCAGAACAAGACCTCGATCGTGGACACCACGATCGGTCGCGCCCTGCTGGCTGAAATCCTGCCGGAAGGCCTGCCGTTCGCGCTGGCCAACACCGAGCTGACCAAGAAGAACATCAGCCGCCTGATCAACTCCAGCTACCGCCAGCTGGGCCTGAAGGACACGGTCGTGTTCGCCGACAAGCTGATGTACACCGGCTTCGCTTACGCGACCCGCGCCGGCGTCTCCATCGGCATCGACGACATGCTGATCCCGGACGAGAAGAAGGGCATCCTCACCGAGGCCGAAGCCGAAGTGCTGGAAATCCAGGAGCAGTACCAGTCGGGCCTGGTCACCGCCGGCGAGCGCTACAACAAGGTGGTCGACATCTGGTCGCGCACCAATGAGCGCATCGCCAAGGCGATGATGGACACCATCGGTACCGAGAAGGTCGTCAATGCCAAGGGCGAGACCATCGACCAGAAGTCGATGAACTCGCTGTACATCATGGCCGACTCCGGTGCGCGTGGTTCGCAGGCGCAGATCCGTCAGCTGGCCGGTATGCGTGGCCTGATGGCGCGTCCGGATGGCTCGATCATCGAGACGCCCATCAAGGCGAACTTCCGCGAAGGCCTGAACGTGCAGGAGTACTTCAACTCCACCCACGGTGCCCGTAAGGGTCTGGCCGATACCGCACTGAAGACCGCGAACTCGGGTTACCTGACCCGTCGTCTGGTCGACGTCGCGCAGGACGTGGTCATCACCGAGGTGGATTGCGGTACCACCGAAGGCCTGATCATGACCCCGATCGTGGAAGGCGGCGACGTGGTCGAGCCGCTGAAGGATCGCGTGCTGGGTCGCGTGGTTGCCGAGGACGTGTTCCTGCCGGGCAACGACGAAGATCCGATCGTCACCCGCAACACCCTGCTCGACGAAGCCTGGGTGGCCAAGCTGGAAGATGCCGGCGTGCAGAGCATCAAGGTGCGTTCGACGATCTCGTGCGAATCGGCCTTCGGTGTCTGCGGTCGCTGCTACGGCCGCGATCTGGCCCGTGGCCACCTGGTCAACATCGGTGAAGCGGTCGGCGTCATCGCTGCCCAGTCCATCGGTGAGCCGGGTACCCAGCTGACCATGCGTACGTTCCACATCGGTGGTGCGGCGTCGCGAGCTGCTGCGGTCGACAACATCACCGTCAAGACCACCGGCTCGGTCAAGTTCAGCAACCTCAAGTCGGTCGAGCACGCCAACGGCTCGCTGGTGGCAGTGTCGCGTTCGGGCGAAATCTCGGTGCTCGATGCCCACGGCCGCGAGCGTGAGCGTTACAAGCTGCCGTACGGTGCGACCATCACCTCGAAGGACGGTGATGCGATCAAGGCTGGCCAGACCGTGGCCAACTGGGATCCGCATAACCACCCGATCGTGTCGGAAGTTGCCGGCTTCATCCGCTTCATCGACTTCGTCGACGGCATCACCGTCATCGAGAAGACCGATGAGCTGACCGGCCTGGCCTCGCGCGAAATCACCGATCCGAAGCGTCGTGGTGCCCAGGCCAAGGACCTGCGCCCGATCGTGCGCATCGTCGACGCCAAGGGCAACGACCTGTCCATCCCGGGCACCGATCTGCCGGCGCAGTACCTGCTGCCGCCGCGTTCGATCGTCAACCTGCAGGACGGCGCCGCAGTGGGCGTGGGCGACGTGGTCGCCAAGATCCCGCAGGAAGCCTCGAAGACCCGCGACATCACCGGTGGTCTGCCGCGCGTGGCCGATCTGTTCGAAGCCCGCAAGCCGAAGGATCCGGCAGTGCTGGCCGAGCGTTCGGGCATCATCAGCTTCGGCAAGGACACCAAGGGCAAGCAGCGCCTGATCATCAAGGACACCGATGGTTCGGAACACGAAGAGCTGATCCCGAAGTACCGCCAGGTCATCGTGTTCGAAGGCGAGCATGTCACCAAGGGTGAAACCATCGTGGACGGCGAGCCGAGCCCGCAGGACATCCTGCGCCTGCTGGGTGTCGAACCGCTGGCTGCCTACCTGGTGAAGGAAATCCAGGACGTGTACCGCCTGCAGGGCGTGAAGATCAACGACAAGCACATCGAGGTCATCACCCGCCAGATGCTGCGCAAGGTCGAGATCACCGACCAGGGCAGCAGCAAGTTCCTGAACGGCGAACAGGTGGAGCGCCAGCGCGTAATCGAGGAGAATGCGCGCCTGTCGACCCGCAACGAGCTGCCGGCGCACTTCGATCCGGTCCTGCTGGGTATCACCAAGGCATCGCTGGCGACCGAATCGTTCATCTCGGCCGCTTCGTTCCAGGAAACCACCCGCGTGCTGACCGAAGCTGCCGTCCGCGGCACCAAGGACAACCTGCGCGGCCTGAAGGAAAACGTCATCGTCGGCCGTCTGATCCCGGCCGGTACCGGTCTGTCGTACCACAGCAGCCGCCGCCGCGGCGCTTCGGGTCTCACCGACTCGGAGATGCAGGCCCTGACCGGCACCCCGGCGGCCGTCGAAGCTCCGGCCGTTGAAGCCGAAGCTGAACAGGCGTCTGGCGAAGAATGA
- the rpsL gene encoding 30S ribosomal protein S12: MATINQLVRKPRQATTYKSASPALDKCPQRRGVCTRVYTTTPKKPNSALRKVAKVRLTNQEEVISYIGGEGHNLQEHSVVLIRGGRVKDLPGVRYHTVRGSLDAAGVAKRRQARSKYGAKRPKA, from the coding sequence ATGGCGACGATCAACCAGCTGGTCCGCAAGCCGCGGCAAGCTACTACGTACAAGAGTGCCTCGCCGGCGCTCGACAAGTGCCCGCAGCGCCGTGGCGTCTGCACGCGCGTTTACACCACCACCCCGAAGAAGCCGAACTCGGCTCTCCGCAAGGTTGCCAAGGTCCGCCTGACCAACCAGGAAGAAGTCATTTCCTACATCGGCGGCGAAGGCCACAACCTGCAGGAGCACTCCGTGGTCCTGATCCGTGGCGGTCGCGTCAAGGATCTGCCGGGTGTGCGTTACCACACCGTTCGTGGCTCGCTCGACGCCGCCGGCGTTGCCAAGCGTCGCCAGGCCCGTTCCAAGTACGGCGCCAAGCGTCCGAAGGCATAA
- the rpsG gene encoding 30S ribosomal protein S7, protein MSRKGNTPQRSVLPDPKHGSETIARFINMVMLSGKKSVAEKIVYGAMDVIAEKNANSIELVQKALDNVAPSVEVKSRRVGGATYQVPVEVRASRKMALAMRWLIDSARKRGENTMPKKLAAELIDASENRGGAIKKREETHRMAEANKAFAHYRW, encoded by the coding sequence ATGTCGCGTAAGGGTAATACTCCGCAGCGTTCCGTCCTGCCGGATCCGAAGCACGGAAGCGAAACCATCGCCCGTTTCATCAACATGGTCATGCTGAGCGGCAAGAAGTCCGTCGCTGAAAAGATCGTGTACGGTGCCATGGACGTCATCGCCGAGAAGAACGCCAACTCGATCGAGCTGGTGCAGAAGGCTCTGGACAACGTCGCTCCGTCGGTCGAAGTCAAGTCGCGCCGTGTCGGTGGTGCCACCTACCAGGTGCCGGTCGAAGTGCGTGCATCGCGCAAGATGGCTCTGGCCATGCGCTGGCTGATCGACTCCGCGCGCAAGCGTGGTGAGAACACCATGCCGAAGAAGCTGGCTGCTGAACTGATCGACGCCTCGGAAAACCGTGGCGGCGCCATCAAGAAGCGCGAAGAAACCCACCGCATGGCCGAAGCCAACAAGGCCTTCGCCCACTACCGCTGGTGA
- the fusA gene encoding elongation factor G — protein MARSTPIERYRNFGIMAHIDAGKTTTSERILFYTGKSHKIGEVHDGAATMDWMEQEQERGITIQSAATTAFWKGMDKSLPEHRFNIIDTPGHVDFTIEVERSLRVLDGAVFVLCAVGGVQPQSETVWRQANRYKVPRIAFVNKMDRTGANFYKVRDQLKAKLGAVAVPMQLPIGAEDGFKGVVDLLKMKAIHWDEASQGMKFEYGDIPADLQEKAEEARTFMIEAAAEASEELMEKYLGGEELAEAEIINALRTRTLATEIVPMYCGSAFKNKGVQAMLDGVIQLLPSPVDVPDVTGTDVDDENVAMTRKSDDKAPFSSLAFKIITDPFVGALTFFRVYSGTLNGGDTVLNSVKGKKERIGRILQMHSNNREEIKEVLAGDIAAAVGLKDTTTGDTLCSIDQPIILERMTFPEPVISMAVEPKTKSDQEKMGLALGRLAQEDPSFRVKTDEESGQTIISGMGELHLDIIVDRLKREFNVEANVGAPQVAYRETITLADVKSDYKHAKQSGGKGQYGHVVIELSPITAEDRADAKIAPLIKDDFLFVNDITGGVIPKEFIPSIEKGLRETITSGPLAGFPVVDVKVKLVFGSYHDVDSSEMAFKLASSMAFKQGFAKAKPVLLEPIMKVEIVTPEDYQGDVMGDVSRRRGVLQGSDTTGDGSASIINAMIPLGEMFGYATALRSQTQGRATFTMEFDHYEPAPNNIAEAVMKKG, from the coding sequence GTGGCCCGTTCCACTCCCATCGAGCGTTACCGTAACTTCGGCATCATGGCTCACATCGATGCCGGCAAGACCACCACGTCCGAGCGCATCCTGTTCTACACCGGCAAGAGCCACAAGATCGGTGAAGTGCACGACGGCGCCGCCACCATGGACTGGATGGAGCAGGAGCAGGAGCGTGGCATCACGATCCAGTCCGCTGCCACCACCGCGTTCTGGAAGGGCATGGACAAGTCCCTGCCGGAGCACCGCTTCAACATCATCGATACCCCCGGGCACGTCGACTTCACCATCGAAGTCGAGCGTTCGCTGCGCGTGCTCGACGGTGCGGTGTTCGTGCTGTGTGCCGTCGGTGGCGTGCAGCCGCAGTCGGAAACCGTGTGGCGCCAGGCCAACCGTTACAAGGTGCCGCGCATTGCGTTCGTCAACAAGATGGACCGCACCGGCGCCAACTTCTACAAGGTCCGTGACCAGCTGAAGGCCAAGCTCGGCGCTGTCGCCGTGCCGATGCAGCTGCCGATCGGTGCCGAGGACGGCTTCAAGGGCGTCGTCGACCTGCTGAAGATGAAGGCCATCCATTGGGATGAAGCCTCGCAGGGCATGAAGTTCGAATACGGCGACATCCCGGCCGACCTGCAGGAAAAGGCTGAAGAAGCCCGTACCTTCATGATCGAAGCCGCGGCTGAAGCCAGCGAAGAGCTGATGGAAAAGTACCTGGGCGGCGAAGAGCTGGCCGAGGCCGAAATCATCAACGCGCTGCGTACTCGTACCCTGGCCACCGAAATCGTCCCGATGTACTGCGGTTCGGCGTTCAAGAACAAGGGCGTGCAGGCCATGCTCGACGGCGTGATCCAGCTGCTGCCGTCGCCGGTCGACGTGCCGGACGTGACCGGTACCGACGTGGATGACGAAAACGTCGCCATGACCCGCAAGTCCGACGACAAGGCTCCGTTCTCGTCGCTGGCCTTCAAGATCATCACCGACCCGTTCGTCGGCGCGCTGACCTTCTTCCGTGTCTACTCGGGCACCCTGAACGGTGGCGACACCGTCCTGAACTCGGTGAAGGGCAAGAAGGAGCGCATCGGCCGCATCCTGCAGATGCATTCGAACAACCGCGAAGAAATCAAGGAAGTTCTGGCCGGTGACATCGCCGCTGCCGTGGGCCTGAAGGACACCACCACCGGTGACACCCTGTGCTCGATCGACCAGCCGATCATCCTGGAGCGCATGACGTTCCCGGAACCGGTGATCTCGATGGCTGTCGAGCCGAAGACCAAGTCGGACCAGGAAAAGATGGGTCTGGCCCTGGGTCGCCTGGCGCAGGAAGATCCGTCGTTCCGCGTCAAGACCGACGAAGAATCCGGCCAGACCATCATCTCGGGCATGGGTGAGCTGCACCTGGACATCATCGTCGACCGCCTGAAGCGCGAGTTCAACGTTGAAGCCAACGTCGGCGCGCCGCAGGTTGCCTACCGCGAAACCATCACCCTGGCCGACGTCAAGTCGGACTACAAGCACGCCAAGCAGTCCGGTGGTAAGGGTCAGTACGGTCACGTCGTGATCGAGCTGTCGCCGATCACCGCTGAAGATCGCGCCGATGCGAAGATCGCTCCGCTGATCAAGGACGACTTCCTGTTCGTCAATGACATCACCGGCGGCGTGATTCCGAAGGAATTCATTCCTTCGATCGAAAAGGGCCTGCGCGAAACCATCACCAGCGGTCCGCTGGCTGGCTTCCCGGTGGTGGACGTGAAGGTCAAGCTGGTCTTCGGTTCGTACCACGACGTCGACTCCTCGGAAATGGCGTTCAAGCTGGCATCGTCGATGGCCTTCAAGCAGGGCTTCGCCAAGGCCAAGCCGGTGCTGCTGGAGCCGATCATGAAGGTCGAGATCGTGACCCCGGAGGATTACCAGGGTGACGTGATGGGCGACGTGAGCCGTCGTCGCGGCGTGCTGCAGGGTTCCGACACCACCGGTGACGGCTCCGCTTCGATCATCAACGCGATGATCCCGCTGGGTGAAATGTTCGGTTACGCCACTGCGCTGCGTTCGCAGACCCAGGGCCGCGCCACCTTCACCATGGAATTCGACCATTACGAGCCGGCGCCGAACAACATCGCCGAAGCCGTCATGAAGAAGGGCTGA
- the tuf gene encoding elongation factor Tu: MAKGKFERTKPHVNVGTIGHVDHGKTTLTAALTKIGAERFGGEFKDYSAIDAAPEEKARGITISTAHVEYESTTRHYAHVDCPGHADYVKNMITGAAQMDGAILVCSAADGPMPQTREHILLSRQVGVPYIVVFLNKADMVDDAELLELVEMEVRELLSKYDFPGDDTPIISGSARLALEGDQSDIGVPAVIKLVEALDSWIPTPERDVDKPFLMPVEDVFSISGRGTVVTGRIERGVIKVGEEIEIVGIRPVQKTTVTGVEMFRKLLDQGQAGDNAGLLLRGTKRDDVERGQVLAKPGSIKPHTKFDAEVYVLSKDEGGRHTPFFKGYRPQFYFRTTDITGAVELPEGVEMVMPGDNIKMVVTLINPVAMDAGLRFAIREGGRTVGAGVVASILE; encoded by the coding sequence ATGGCAAAGGGTAAGTTCGAGCGCACCAAGCCGCACGTCAACGTCGGCACCATCGGTCACGTCGATCACGGCAAGACCACGCTGACCGCCGCGCTGACCAAGATCGGCGCCGAGCGCTTCGGCGGCGAGTTCAAGGATTACTCGGCGATCGACGCCGCTCCGGAAGAGAAGGCTCGTGGTATCACGATCTCGACCGCGCACGTCGAATACGAATCCACCACCCGTCACTACGCCCACGTCGATTGCCCGGGCCATGCTGACTACGTCAAGAACATGATCACCGGTGCCGCCCAGATGGACGGCGCGATCCTGGTCTGCTCGGCCGCTGACGGCCCGATGCCGCAGACCCGCGAGCACATCCTGCTGTCGCGTCAGGTCGGCGTGCCGTACATCGTCGTGTTCCTGAACAAGGCCGACATGGTTGACGATGCCGAGCTGCTGGAACTGGTCGAAATGGAAGTCCGCGAGCTGCTGAGCAAGTACGACTTCCCGGGCGACGACACCCCGATCATCTCGGGTTCGGCCCGCCTGGCGCTGGAAGGCGACCAGAGCGACATCGGCGTGCCGGCCGTGATCAAGCTGGTCGAAGCTCTCGACAGCTGGATCCCGACCCCGGAGCGTGACGTCGACAAGCCGTTCCTGATGCCGGTGGAAGACGTGTTCTCGATCTCGGGCCGCGGCACCGTGGTGACCGGTCGTATCGAGCGCGGCGTGATCAAGGTCGGCGAAGAAATCGAAATCGTCGGCATCCGTCCGGTGCAGAAGACCACCGTGACCGGCGTCGAAATGTTCCGCAAGCTGCTGGATCAGGGCCAGGCAGGCGACAACGCCGGTCTGCTGCTGCGCGGCACCAAGCGTGACGACGTCGAGCGTGGCCAGGTTCTGGCCAAGCCGGGTTCGATCAAGCCGCACACCAAGTTCGACGCCGAAGTCTACGTGCTGTCGAAGGACGAGGGCGGCCGTCACACCCCGTTCTTCAAGGGCTACCGTCCGCAGTTCTACTTCCGTACCACCGACATCACCGGTGCGGTTGAGCTGCCGGAAGGCGTCGAGATGGTGATGCCGGGCGACAACATCAAGATGGTTGTCACCCTGATCAACCCGGTCGCCATGGACGCCGGCCTGCGCTTCGCAATCCGCGAAGGTGGCCGTACCGTCGGCGCCGGCGTGGTTGCCAGCATCCTCGAGTAA
- the rpsJ gene encoding 30S ribosomal protein S10 produces MADQKIRIRLKAFDHRLIDRSASEIVETAKRTGAQVRGPIPLPTKIERYTILVSPHVDKDARDQYETRTHKRVLDIVDPNDKTVDALMKLELAAGVDVQIKLT; encoded by the coding sequence ATGGCGGACCAAAAGATCCGGATCCGGCTGAAAGCGTTCGATCATCGTCTGATCGACCGTTCGGCCAGCGAGATCGTTGAGACGGCCAAGCGGACCGGCGCGCAAGTGCGTGGCCCGATCCCGCTGCCGACCAAGATCGAGCGTTACACCATTCTCGTTTCCCCGCACGTCGACAAGGACGCGCGTGACCAGTACGAGACCCGCACGCACAAGCGCGTGCTCGATATCGTTGACCCGAATGACAAGACCGTGGACGCGCTGATGAAGCTCGAACTGGCTGCCGGCGTCGACGTTCAGATCAAGCTGACCTGA
- the rplC gene encoding 50S ribosomal protein L3: MTKKYSLGFVGRKAGMSRVFTEDGRSIPVTLIEATPNRIAQIKTVETDGYSAVQVTVGARRAALVNKPEAGHFAKAKVEAGRGLWEFRVEDAQLGDFAVGGEVKADIFEVGQIVDVQGVTKGKGFQGTIKRYNFRMGDATHGNSLSHRAPGSLGQRQTPGRVFPGKKMSGHMGSVQQSTQNLEVVKVDVERGLIAVRGAVPGAAGGDVIVRPASKA, from the coding sequence ATGACGAAGAAGTATTCGTTGGGCTTCGTGGGCCGCAAGGCTGGCATGAGCCGCGTGTTCACCGAAGATGGCCGCTCCATCCCGGTGACCCTGATCGAAGCAACCCCGAACCGCATCGCGCAGATCAAGACCGTCGAAACCGACGGCTACAGCGCCGTGCAGGTGACCGTCGGCGCTCGTCGCGCTGCCCTGGTCAACAAGCCGGAAGCCGGCCACTTCGCCAAGGCGAAGGTGGAAGCGGGTCGTGGCCTGTGGGAATTCCGCGTTGAAGACGCGCAGCTCGGCGATTTCGCCGTTGGCGGCGAAGTCAAGGCGGACATCTTTGAAGTCGGCCAGATCGTCGACGTCCAGGGTGTCACCAAGGGTAAGGGCTTCCAGGGCACCATCAAGCGCTACAACTTCCGTATGGGTGACGCTACCCACGGTAACTCGCTGTCGCATCGCGCGCCGGGTTCGCTGGGTCAGCGCCAGACGCCGGGTCGCGTGTTCCCGGGCAAGAAGATGTCCGGTCACATGGGCTCCGTGCAGCAGAGCACCCAGAACCTGGAAGTTGTCAAGGTCGACGTCGAACGCGGTCTGATCGCGGTTCGCGGCGCCGTTCCGGGCGCGGCGGGTGGCGACGTGATCGTCCGTCCGGCGAGCAAGGCATAA
- the rplD gene encoding 50S ribosomal protein L4, with the protein MELVITGSNNKVSVSDAVFGRDFSEDLVHQVVVAYRNAGRAGTKAQKTRSEVAGTTKKSKKQKGGGARHGALTAPIFVGGGVTFAAKPRSFEQKVNRKQYRAAMCAILSELNRQGRLTIVESFDVEVTNTKGLIAKLAGLEVGKRPLIVTEEASEHLYLSARNLPYVQVRDVQGLDPVSLVGADTVVITADAVKKVEEWLA; encoded by the coding sequence ATGGAACTCGTTATCACGGGTAGCAATAACAAGGTCTCGGTCTCCGACGCCGTGTTCGGTCGCGATTTCAGCGAAGATCTGGTCCACCAGGTCGTCGTTGCTTACCGCAACGCCGGTCGCGCCGGCACCAAGGCGCAGAAGACTCGCTCCGAAGTGGCAGGTACCACCAAGAAGTCGAAGAAGCAGAAGGGCGGCGGCGCGCGTCATGGCGCACTGACGGCTCCGATCTTCGTCGGCGGCGGTGTCACCTTCGCGGCAAAGCCGCGCAGCTTCGAGCAGAAGGTCAATCGTAAGCAGTACCGTGCCGCCATGTGCGCGATCCTGTCCGAGCTGAACCGTCAGGGCCGTCTGACCATCGTGGAGTCCTTCGATGTCGAAGTGACCAACACGAAGGGTCTGATCGCCAAGCTGGCCGGCCTGGAAGTGGGCAAGCGCCCGCTGATCGTCACTGAAGAAGCCTCCGAGCACCTGTACCTGTCCGCCCGCAATCTGCCGTACGTGCAGGTGCGTGACGTCCAGGGTCTGGACCCGGTGTCGCTGGTCGGTGCCGACACGGTCGTCATCACCGCTGATGCGGTCAAGAAGGTCGAGGAGTGGCTGGCATGA
- the rplW gene encoding 50S ribosomal protein L23 yields the protein MNSNEKIFSVLRAPRVSEKTARIQELSNQYAFEVSNEATKADVKAAVEQLFGVKVEAVNVVNVKGKNKSFRNRAGRRGDWRKAYVRLADGQSIDVTAKA from the coding sequence ATGAACAGCAACGAAAAAATCTTCAGCGTGCTGCGTGCCCCGCGTGTCTCCGAAAAGACCGCTCGCATTCAGGAACTCTCCAACCAGTATGCCTTCGAAGTTTCGAACGAAGCCACCAAAGCCGATGTAAAGGCCGCGGTTGAGCAGCTGTTCGGCGTCAAGGTCGAGGCTGTCAACGTGGTCAACGTCAAGGGCAAGAACAAGTCCTTCCGTAACCGTGCTGGCCGCCGCGGCGATTGGCGTAAGGCTTACGTTCGCCTGGCCGACGGCCAGTCGATCGATGTAACGGCCAAGGCCTGA